In Chitinophagales bacterium, a single genomic region encodes these proteins:
- a CDS encoding PKD domain-containing protein — protein sequence MSSIAQIRCGFGEANTYMRQHDANYERAMQERVQQFEQLRMQGVLDQHQNASRAVRTIPVVVHVVLPSNLQSTVTDAQIQQMVNYMTEDFRLLNPSYASQTRTYFKQFAKDAEIEFCLAKRDPNGAATTGITRTNTTVSCYNPDTNPNDMKTTNGGGKAPWQQTKYLNIWIVDLCGSSTSGTAGYAYLPTTGVVGNYIDGIVLDYQLGFGSGSRAASHEAGHYLGLGHTWGELSSNACGNVFPDTDDGFSDTPDSKGPNFGCSAVTSCSNNSPSGDMLENIMDYSSCPTMFTTQQANFMNLVLNGGPFSSPFNTYGFASRASLVTNNSGCVTTGAPIADFTASATNICVGQTVTFTNNTNGTAPLTYSWSFQGGNPATSSATNPQVTYPTAGTYSVTLTATNSNGSNQAVKTGYITVSGVQALPMSEGFESTTFPPTGWVLNNPDAGITWVRTASASGYSQSSASTYLNCYSYNAANQRDWLITPNYNFSGVTSGRLKFDYAYARYSTSSTDSLAVMYSTDCGATWTQLWKKGGSSLQTRTTTTTSNFQPSSTQWKTDSITLTTGIAGNSSVRFAFVGINNYGNNMYLDNINIYNVGTVTPQVPVVDFVGAPTTVVVGNSVAFTDLSTNTPTSWAWSFAGGTPSSSTTQNPTVTYNTVGQYNVTLTATNTAGSSTPLTKTAYIIVVNPPSGGSGCDTLSNVPNDTTASVYNYPFGSGYVSGNNSDGDLAKAERFLNNKQVTISGAYIFVYGKSASPGSKSVTFAVWDNSGTGGAPGATPIATTTYPLAQLISTNGNFIYVPFNTNPTVSSNFYVGVILPTIAGDTIALVTTSNNAAYKDSLYGWERYANGTWGSYSAIYSQYNAGFSNIVYPVICSTAVAPPVAKFTANKTSICVGQQVTFTDKSTGGATAWSWTFGIGSTPQASNAQNPTVTFNNVGTYTVKLTASNANGSDDTTISNYITVNAPPTAPLAILPVNCYGEQNGGAKVTASGNGPFTYAWSSGGTSDSIMNKAGGSYTVTVTDSKGCTVTANALIPQPLAPLTVSVSITDAVCGLNNGSAQAAATGGNGNNTFQWSNGQSGTTIDSLLPGSYTVTVTDAHSCSVVSTKTVNNLPGDLSVTVNTSTSTCGQANGTAFASAVTGGTTTIVSHQWSNNASGSSITGLVAGTYSVTVTNSLGCTATATGIVTDSSDLSVVISSKTQPSTAGALDGSLTATTSGGSPTITLEWSNGVIGVSNTGIGAGVYTVTATDANGCKAIAIDSLVNPTMSSIKDITGALHLVVYPNPSKDAIWVSTNAEGMATIAIANVLGQVMIHEKMQEGQHLKSIDISMLPEGVYYLTYATANYRTTTAFVKK from the coding sequence GTGAGTAGTATAGCACAAATTCGGTGTGGCTTTGGGGAGGCAAATACCTACATGCGCCAACACGATGCTAATTACGAAAGAGCAATGCAGGAGCGCGTTCAGCAGTTTGAGCAGCTTAGAATGCAGGGTGTGTTAGATCAACATCAAAATGCAAGCAGAGCAGTACGCACTATTCCGGTGGTAGTGCATGTGGTGCTGCCTTCAAATTTGCAAAGTACCGTTACCGATGCTCAAATACAGCAGATGGTAAACTACATGACAGAAGATTTTAGATTGCTGAATCCAAGTTATGCTTCGCAAACTAGAACTTATTTTAAGCAATTTGCCAAAGATGCAGAGATTGAATTCTGCTTGGCAAAAAGAGACCCGAACGGTGCTGCAACTACAGGTATTACTAGAACAAATACTACCGTTTCGTGCTATAATCCCGATACCAATCCAAATGATATGAAAACAACCAATGGTGGTGGTAAAGCCCCTTGGCAGCAAACTAAATATTTGAATATTTGGATAGTAGATTTATGTGGAAGTTCTACAAGTGGCACAGCAGGATATGCTTATTTGCCTACTACCGGTGTGGTAGGAAATTACATTGATGGAATAGTTTTAGATTATCAATTAGGCTTTGGAAGTGGCAGCCGTGCTGCTTCGCACGAAGCAGGGCATTACTTGGGCTTAGGCCATACTTGGGGAGAACTTAGCAGCAATGCGTGTGGTAATGTGTTTCCTGATACGGATGATGGTTTTTCGGATACACCGGATTCAAAAGGACCCAATTTTGGTTGCTCGGCAGTTACTTCTTGCTCCAACAATTCTCCCAGTGGCGATATGTTGGAAAACATCATGGATTATTCAAGCTGCCCTACCATGTTTACAACACAGCAGGCTAACTTTATGAACTTGGTGCTAAATGGAGGACCATTTTCAAGTCCATTTAATACGTATGGTTTTGCTTCCAGAGCATCTTTGGTAACTAATAATTCAGGTTGTGTAACCACCGGAGCGCCCATTGCCGATTTTACTGCTAGTGCTACCAATATTTGTGTTGGGCAAACTGTTACATTCACTAATAATACGAATGGAACAGCTCCACTTACTTATTCATGGAGTTTCCAAGGTGGCAATCCTGCAACATCCAGCGCTACCAATCCGCAGGTTACATACCCAACTGCAGGAACTTACAGCGTTACACTTACTGCAACCAATAGCAATGGCAGCAACCAGGCTGTAAAAACAGGATATATTACCGTTTCGGGAGTGCAAGCATTACCAATGAGTGAAGGGTTTGAATCTACTACATTTCCTCCAACAGGATGGGTTTTGAACAATCCGGATGCAGGCATAACATGGGTAAGAACAGCCTCGGCAAGTGGATATAGCCAATCTTCGGCTTCAACTTATTTGAATTGCTATAGCTACAACGCTGCCAATCAGCGCGATTGGTTGATTACGCCCAATTACAACTTTTCGGGTGTTACTTCCGGTAGGTTGAAATTCGATTATGCTTATGCACGCTACTCAACCAGTTCTACCGATTCGTTGGCAGTTATGTATTCTACCGATTGTGGCGCTACATGGACGCAACTTTGGAAAAAGGGAGGTTCTAGTTTACAAACAAGAACTACCACCACTACTTCTAATTTCCAGCCATCTTCTACGCAGTGGAAAACAGACTCCATTACACTTACTACAGGCATAGCCGGCAATAGTTCTGTTCGCTTTGCCTTTGTTGGTATCAACAATTATGGAAACAACATGTATTTGGATAATATAAACATATACAATGTTGGCACGGTTACGCCACAGGTTCCGGTAGTAGATTTTGTTGGTGCGCCAACTACAGTAGTGGTAGGCAATTCGGTGGCATTTACAGATCTTTCTACCAATACACCAACTTCATGGGCATGGTCTTTTGCAGGTGGCACACCATCAAGTTCTACCACTCAAAATCCAACTGTTACTTACAATACTGTTGGGCAATATAATGTTACGCTTACAGCTACTAACACAGCAGGTAGTTCAACTCCGCTTACTAAAACAGCATATATTATAGTAGTGAATCCACCTTCGGGCGGCAGCGGTTGCGATACACTAAGCAATGTGCCAAATGATACTACTGCTTCGGTGTATAACTATCCTTTTGGTAGCGGTTATGTATCGGGCAATAATAGCGATGGCGATTTGGCTAAGGCCGAGCGCTTTTTAAATAATAAGCAAGTTACCATATCGGGAGCATACATATTTGTGTATGGAAAGTCAGCCTCACCCGGTTCTAAATCTGTAACATTTGCAGTATGGGATAATTCAGGAACCGGAGGCGCACCGGGGGCAACTCCAATTGCAACAACCACTTATCCTTTGGCACAGTTAATAAGCACAAATGGTAACTTTATTTATGTACCGTTTAATACTAATCCCACAGTGTCTTCTAATTTTTATGTAGGTGTGATACTTCCTACCATTGCGGGCGATACAATTGCACTAGTAACCACTAGCAATAATGCTGCCTATAAGGATTCATTATATGGATGGGAGCGGTATGCAAATGGAACATGGGGTAGTTATTCAGCTATTTATTCGCAATACAATGCCGGTTTCTCAAACATCGTTTATCCGGTTATTTGTTCAACAGCTGTAGCTCCTCCGGTGGCAAAGTTCACTGCTAATAAAACTTCTATTTGCGTTGGGCAGCAAGTTACATTTACCGATAAAAGTACGGGTGGTGCTACTGCGTGGAGTTGGACTTTCGGTATTGGTAGCACACCTCAAGCTTCGAATGCACAGAATCCAACTGTTACTTTTAATAATGTTGGCACCTATACTGTAAAACTTACTGCTTCTAATGCTAATGGTAGTGACGATACTACTATTTCTAACTATATTACCGTAAATGCTCCGCCAACAGCACCTTTGGCAATACTGCCTGTAAACTGTTATGGTGAACAAAATGGTGGAGCCAAAGTTACGGCAAGTGGTAATGGGCCATTTACATATGCATGGAGTTCTGGAGGTACATCTGATAGTATTATGAATAAAGCAGGTGGTAGCTACACGGTAACTGTAACCGATTCAAAAGGCTGCACCGTTACGGCAAATGCACTTATTCCTCAACCGCTGGCGCCTCTTACTGTATCGGTTTCTATAACCGATGCTGTTTGTGGTTTAAACAACGGCAGTGCTCAAGCTGCGGCTACAGGTGGAAATGGCAATAATACCTTCCAATGGAGCAACGGCCAATCCGGAACAACCATAGATTCTTTATTGCCGGGTTCTTACACGGTTACAGTAACCGATGCACATAGCTGTAGTGTGGTAAGTACCAAAACTGTAAATAATTTGCCGGGCGATTTATCGGTAACGGTAAATACCTCTACCTCTACATGCGGACAAGCGAATGGAACTGCATTTGCCTCGGCAGTAACAGGAGGTACCACCACCATAGTTTCGCATCAGTGGAGCAATAATGCTTCCGGCAGTTCCATAACTGGCTTGGTAGCAGGTACATATTCAGTTACTGTAACCAACAGTTTAGGATGCACGGCTACTGCCACCGGTATTGTTACCGATAGTAGCGATTTATCTGTTGTAATTTCTTCTAAAACACAACCTAGCACAGCCGGAGCGCTTGATGGCTCCTTAACTGCAACTACATCGGGCGGCTCGCCAACTATTACTTTGGAATGGAGCAATGGAGTAATAGGAGTAAGCAATACGGGAATTGGAGCCGGAGTTTATACCGTTACAGCTACCGATGCCAATGGTTGCAAAGCCATAGCAATAGATAGTTTAGTAAATCCAACCATGTCTTCAATAAAAGATATTACCGGAGCACTACATTTGGTGGTATATCCAAACCCATCTAAAGATGCAATTTGGGTTTCTACCAATGCCGAAGGAATGGCTACTATTGCCATTGCTAATGTGTTGGGTCAAGTAATGATTCATGAAAAAATGCAAGAAGGTCAGCATTTGAAATCAATAGATATTTCTATGTTGCCGGAAGGTGTTTATTATCTTACCTACGCTACAGCCAACTATAGAACTACCACCGCTTTTGTAAAAAAATAA
- a CDS encoding T9SS type A sorting domain-containing protein, protein MKGTWILVMLLGTLGSAIAQQQTQLCGTDEYSFEMYKNHPHLQSVMQQKRSELKQHTANYIQNIGAGRGADSVLIVPVVVHVIHNYGVENISEAQVLNGLEILNRNFRNQHPDTGNIETAYKPIAADCEIEFRLAQKDPNGNCTNGINRIASPLTAIGDHSVKSLVHWDPTKYLNVYVVKQIAGLAGHCLMPDQAAAKPEWDGIVVAHAYFGNIGTSSELRSVAFPHEVGHYLNLFHIWGGNNVPGYIFLPNGQQSNCGVGDDVADTPPTIGWSVCSSSNASCGNTVDNYQNAMDYTYCNFMFTEGQKQRMRACLRSPVAGRSNLISTANLYATGVVNADTFCVARTAASTQYACVGDTISFFDKSLSGADAWEWNFGDGSISYEQHPKYAYFTEGNLNVVLKASKNGVQLQSVPLPITISNLVPPTNFVQTFEVINNFGESGLFVSKENESISLNVLPNVGYGSAKCGGFLLPDTMKYSGKTSLTSPALDVSSTPNAALQFNYYFTQKKLNSNDVLEVSFSSDCGKKWISQVKLSGASLRTVQTEVQNEQNYTSDTLQWKTILVPLPPAFRTSAFRFKIDYTNFYGNNLLIDNININPELYTSIKEISENDFSIFPNPVNSEIRIKTSLPNCKVQITDIFGKEILYQNAQKVDVIDVSYLSSGIYFITLFSENKMRVKKFNKY, encoded by the coding sequence ATGAAAGGAACTTGGATACTTGTAATGCTGTTAGGTACTTTAGGTAGCGCAATTGCACAGCAGCAAACCCAACTTTGCGGCACCGATGAATACAGTTTTGAAATGTATAAAAATCACCCGCATTTACAGTCGGTTATGCAGCAAAAACGCAGCGAGCTAAAGCAGCATACAGCCAATTACATACAAAATATAGGAGCGGGTAGAGGTGCAGATTCCGTATTGATAGTGCCGGTTGTTGTTCATGTTATTCATAATTATGGTGTGGAAAATATTAGCGAGGCACAAGTGCTGAATGGATTAGAAATTTTGAATAGAAACTTTAGAAACCAGCATCCGGATACAGGAAATATTGAAACTGCATACAAGCCAATTGCTGCCGATTGCGAAATAGAATTTAGGTTGGCTCAAAAAGATCCCAATGGCAACTGCACCAATGGTATCAATAGAATAGCATCTCCGCTTACTGCTATTGGCGACCATAGTGTAAAAAGTTTGGTGCATTGGGATCCTACTAAATACTTGAATGTGTATGTGGTAAAGCAAATTGCAGGGCTTGCCGGACATTGCCTAATGCCCGACCAAGCTGCTGCTAAGCCCGAGTGGGATGGCATTGTTGTTGCTCATGCTTATTTTGGAAATATCGGAACTTCTTCAGAGTTGCGCTCGGTAGCATTTCCACATGAAGTAGGGCACTATCTAAACCTATTTCATATTTGGGGAGGTAATAATGTGCCCGGCTATATCTTTTTGCCCAATGGGCAACAGAGCAATTGCGGAGTGGGCGATGACGTTGCAGACACACCTCCAACAATAGGCTGGAGTGTATGCTCTTCGTCTAATGCTTCGTGTGGCAATACGGTAGATAATTACCAAAATGCAATGGATTATACGTATTGCAACTTTATGTTTACCGAAGGGCAAAAACAGCGGATGCGGGCATGTTTACGTTCTCCGGTAGCCGGAAGAAGCAACTTGATTTCTACAGCCAATTTATATGCAACCGGAGTGGTAAATGCCGATACATTTTGCGTGGCACGCACAGCGGCATCTACACAATATGCTTGTGTTGGCGATACCATTAGTTTCTTCGATAAATCGCTATCGGGAGCCGATGCTTGGGAATGGAATTTTGGTGATGGAAGTATTTCGTATGAGCAGCATCCTAAATATGCGTATTTTACTGAAGGAAACTTAAATGTGGTATTGAAAGCATCTAAAAATGGTGTGCAATTGCAAAGTGTACCCTTGCCAATTACTATTTCCAATTTGGTGCCGCCAACCAATTTTGTGCAAACCTTTGAAGTGATAAACAACTTTGGCGAAAGCGGCCTATTTGTGTCGAAGGAGAATGAAAGTATATCGCTGAATGTGTTGCCAAACGTGGGATATGGCAGCGCAAAGTGCGGAGGATTTCTGTTGCCCGATACTATGAAGTATTCAGGAAAAACTTCGCTTACCTCGCCTGCATTAGATGTGAGCAGCACGCCTAATGCAGCTCTTCAATTCAATTATTACTTTACCCAAAAGAAGTTGAATAGCAACGATGTTTTAGAAGTTTCATTTTCGAGCGATTGCGGGAAAAAATGGATAAGCCAAGTTAAATTGAGTGGAGCATCATTAAGAACAGTTCAAACTGAAGTTCAAAATGAACAGAATTACACCTCCGATACTTTGCAGTGGAAAACAATTTTAGTGCCGCTGCCTCCGGCATTTAGAACATCGGCATTTAGATTCAAAATAGACTACACAAACTTTTATGGAAACAACTTGTTGATAGATAACATTAACATCAACCCGGAATTATACACTTCAATTAAAGAGATTAGCGAAAACGATTTCTCAATTTTTCCTAATCCTGTAAACAGCGAAATAAGAATTAAAACTTCGCTCCCAAATTGTAAGGTGCAGATAACAGACATATTTGGAAAAGAGATTCTGTATCAGAATGCACAGAAAGTAGATGTTATTGACGTTTCATATTTATCGTCAGGTATTTACTTTATTACACTTTTCAGTGAAAACAAGATGAGGGTGAAGAAATTTAACAAGTACTAA